One window of Quercus robur chromosome 5, dhQueRobu3.1, whole genome shotgun sequence genomic DNA carries:
- the LOC126726827 gene encoding protein PHR1-LIKE 3-like isoform X3: protein MYPRMIQPHHEGIVVGQEEIAIQNGGGSNHRGDPCLVLTSDPKPRLRWTAELHERFVDAVTQLGGASKATPKAIMRTMNVKGLTLFHLKSHLQMLLAVLQKYRLGMPSAYLLESPGTGNSSLNLPTSDNEGYEVKEALRAQMEVQSKLHLQVEAEKHLQIRQDAERRYMAMLERACKMLADQFISGSVIDTDSNGQGLVSKTPRNSSIDPLGFYCLHSPEVPGVHGSEEEVAPSLHAQRADCSTESCLTSHESPGGLTLEGSPCGGKRRMLSMDSNTASLLWEAKMKSQDINVAQVNAHAITGYGM from the exons atgtatcCTAGAATGATTCAACCCCACCATGAAGGAATAGTTGTTGGTCAGGAAGAAATAGCAATTCAGAATGGTGGTGGGTCCAATCATAGAGGAGACCCATGTCTTGTTTTGACTTCGGATCCCAAACCTCGTCTCAGATGGACTGCTGAGCTCCATGAACGCTTTGTTGATGCTGTTACTCAGCTTGGTGGTGCCTCTA aAGCTACGCCTAAGGCCATAATGCGGACAATGAATGTGAAGGGACTGACACTCTTCCATTTAAAGAGTCATCTCCAG ATGCTTCTTGCTGTGCTGCAGAAATACAGGCTAG GGATGCCATCTGCTTACCTTTTAGAAAGTCCTGGAACTGGTAATTCTTCTCTGAATTTGCCAACTTCTGATAATGA AGGTTATGAAGTCAAGGAGGCCTTGAGAGCACAGATGGAAGTGCAAAGCAAATTACATCTGCAAGTCGAG GCTGAGAAACACTTGCAGATCCGACAGGATGCAGAGCGTAGATATATGGCTATGCTTGAAAGAGCTTGTAAGATGCTTGCAGATCAATTTATTTCAGGTTCAGTTATTGACACAGACAGCAATGGTCAAGGATTGGTGAGTAAGACACCAAGAAATTCCTCCATAGATCCACTTGGCTTCTACTGCTTACATTCTCCTGAGGTGCCTGGAGTACATGGCTCAGAAGAAGAAGTTGCACCTAGCCTCCATGCCCAGAGGGCTGACTGTTCCACTGAAAGCTGCCTAACCTCACATGAGAGTCCTGGAGGATTGACTCTGGAAGGATCTCCTTGTGGAGGGAAGAGAAGGATGCTAAGCATGGACTCAAATACTGCATCTTTGCTTTGGGAAGCCAAGATGAAGTCCCAAGACATCAATGTAGCACAAGTTAATGCCCATGCAATCACTGGGTATGGCATGTAG
- the LOC126726827 gene encoding protein PHR1-LIKE 2-like isoform X1: MYPRMIQPHHEGIVVGQEEIAIQNGGGSNHRGDPCLVLTSDPKPRLRWTAELHERFVDAVTQLGGASKATPKAIMRTMNVKGLTLFHLKSHLQMLLAVLQKYRLGKQSGKEMGEASRDGMPSAYLLESPGTGNSSLNLPTSDNEGYEVKEALRAQMEVQSKLHLQVEAEKHLQIRQDAERRYMAMLERACKMLADQFISGSVIDTDSNGQGLVSKTPRNSSIDPLGFYCLHSPEVPGVHGSEEEVAPSLHAQRADCSTESCLTSHESPGGLTLEGSPCGGKRRMLSMDSNTASLLWEAKMKSQDINVAQVNAHAITGYGM; this comes from the exons atgtatcCTAGAATGATTCAACCCCACCATGAAGGAATAGTTGTTGGTCAGGAAGAAATAGCAATTCAGAATGGTGGTGGGTCCAATCATAGAGGAGACCCATGTCTTGTTTTGACTTCGGATCCCAAACCTCGTCTCAGATGGACTGCTGAGCTCCATGAACGCTTTGTTGATGCTGTTACTCAGCTTGGTGGTGCCTCTA aAGCTACGCCTAAGGCCATAATGCGGACAATGAATGTGAAGGGACTGACACTCTTCCATTTAAAGAGTCATCTCCAG ATGCTTCTTGCTGTGCTGCAGAAATACAGGCTAGGTAAGCAATCAGGAAAGGAGATGGGTGAGGCATCCAGAGATG GGATGCCATCTGCTTACCTTTTAGAAAGTCCTGGAACTGGTAATTCTTCTCTGAATTTGCCAACTTCTGATAATGA AGGTTATGAAGTCAAGGAGGCCTTGAGAGCACAGATGGAAGTGCAAAGCAAATTACATCTGCAAGTCGAG GCTGAGAAACACTTGCAGATCCGACAGGATGCAGAGCGTAGATATATGGCTATGCTTGAAAGAGCTTGTAAGATGCTTGCAGATCAATTTATTTCAGGTTCAGTTATTGACACAGACAGCAATGGTCAAGGATTGGTGAGTAAGACACCAAGAAATTCCTCCATAGATCCACTTGGCTTCTACTGCTTACATTCTCCTGAGGTGCCTGGAGTACATGGCTCAGAAGAAGAAGTTGCACCTAGCCTCCATGCCCAGAGGGCTGACTGTTCCACTGAAAGCTGCCTAACCTCACATGAGAGTCCTGGAGGATTGACTCTGGAAGGATCTCCTTGTGGAGGGAAGAGAAGGATGCTAAGCATGGACTCAAATACTGCATCTTTGCTTTGGGAAGCCAAGATGAAGTCCCAAGACATCAATGTAGCACAAGTTAATGCCCATGCAATCACTGGGTATGGCATGTAG
- the LOC126726827 gene encoding protein PHR1-LIKE 2-like isoform X2: MYPRMIQPHHEGIVVGQEEIAIQNGGGSNHRGDPCLVLTSDPKPRLRWTAELHERFVDAVTQLGGASKATPKAIMRTMNVKGLTLFHLKSHLQKYRLGKQSGKEMGEASRDGMPSAYLLESPGTGNSSLNLPTSDNEGYEVKEALRAQMEVQSKLHLQVEAEKHLQIRQDAERRYMAMLERACKMLADQFISGSVIDTDSNGQGLVSKTPRNSSIDPLGFYCLHSPEVPGVHGSEEEVAPSLHAQRADCSTESCLTSHESPGGLTLEGSPCGGKRRMLSMDSNTASLLWEAKMKSQDINVAQVNAHAITGYGM, translated from the exons atgtatcCTAGAATGATTCAACCCCACCATGAAGGAATAGTTGTTGGTCAGGAAGAAATAGCAATTCAGAATGGTGGTGGGTCCAATCATAGAGGAGACCCATGTCTTGTTTTGACTTCGGATCCCAAACCTCGTCTCAGATGGACTGCTGAGCTCCATGAACGCTTTGTTGATGCTGTTACTCAGCTTGGTGGTGCCTCTA aAGCTACGCCTAAGGCCATAATGCGGACAATGAATGTGAAGGGACTGACACTCTTCCATTTAAAGAGTCATCTCCAG AAATACAGGCTAGGTAAGCAATCAGGAAAGGAGATGGGTGAGGCATCCAGAGATG GGATGCCATCTGCTTACCTTTTAGAAAGTCCTGGAACTGGTAATTCTTCTCTGAATTTGCCAACTTCTGATAATGA AGGTTATGAAGTCAAGGAGGCCTTGAGAGCACAGATGGAAGTGCAAAGCAAATTACATCTGCAAGTCGAG GCTGAGAAACACTTGCAGATCCGACAGGATGCAGAGCGTAGATATATGGCTATGCTTGAAAGAGCTTGTAAGATGCTTGCAGATCAATTTATTTCAGGTTCAGTTATTGACACAGACAGCAATGGTCAAGGATTGGTGAGTAAGACACCAAGAAATTCCTCCATAGATCCACTTGGCTTCTACTGCTTACATTCTCCTGAGGTGCCTGGAGTACATGGCTCAGAAGAAGAAGTTGCACCTAGCCTCCATGCCCAGAGGGCTGACTGTTCCACTGAAAGCTGCCTAACCTCACATGAGAGTCCTGGAGGATTGACTCTGGAAGGATCTCCTTGTGGAGGGAAGAGAAGGATGCTAAGCATGGACTCAAATACTGCATCTTTGCTTTGGGAAGCCAAGATGAAGTCCCAAGACATCAATGTAGCACAAGTTAATGCCCATGCAATCACTGGGTATGGCATGTAG
- the LOC126726827 gene encoding protein PHR1-LIKE 3-like isoform X4 — MYPRMIQPHHEGIVVGQEEIAIQNGGGSNHRGDPCLVLTSDPKPRLRWTAELHERFVDAVTQLGGASKATPKAIMRTMNVKGLTLFHLKSHLQKYRLGMPSAYLLESPGTGNSSLNLPTSDNEGYEVKEALRAQMEVQSKLHLQVEAEKHLQIRQDAERRYMAMLERACKMLADQFISGSVIDTDSNGQGLVSKTPRNSSIDPLGFYCLHSPEVPGVHGSEEEVAPSLHAQRADCSTESCLTSHESPGGLTLEGSPCGGKRRMLSMDSNTASLLWEAKMKSQDINVAQVNAHAITGYGM; from the exons atgtatcCTAGAATGATTCAACCCCACCATGAAGGAATAGTTGTTGGTCAGGAAGAAATAGCAATTCAGAATGGTGGTGGGTCCAATCATAGAGGAGACCCATGTCTTGTTTTGACTTCGGATCCCAAACCTCGTCTCAGATGGACTGCTGAGCTCCATGAACGCTTTGTTGATGCTGTTACTCAGCTTGGTGGTGCCTCTA aAGCTACGCCTAAGGCCATAATGCGGACAATGAATGTGAAGGGACTGACACTCTTCCATTTAAAGAGTCATCTCCAG AAATACAGGCTAG GGATGCCATCTGCTTACCTTTTAGAAAGTCCTGGAACTGGTAATTCTTCTCTGAATTTGCCAACTTCTGATAATGA AGGTTATGAAGTCAAGGAGGCCTTGAGAGCACAGATGGAAGTGCAAAGCAAATTACATCTGCAAGTCGAG GCTGAGAAACACTTGCAGATCCGACAGGATGCAGAGCGTAGATATATGGCTATGCTTGAAAGAGCTTGTAAGATGCTTGCAGATCAATTTATTTCAGGTTCAGTTATTGACACAGACAGCAATGGTCAAGGATTGGTGAGTAAGACACCAAGAAATTCCTCCATAGATCCACTTGGCTTCTACTGCTTACATTCTCCTGAGGTGCCTGGAGTACATGGCTCAGAAGAAGAAGTTGCACCTAGCCTCCATGCCCAGAGGGCTGACTGTTCCACTGAAAGCTGCCTAACCTCACATGAGAGTCCTGGAGGATTGACTCTGGAAGGATCTCCTTGTGGAGGGAAGAGAAGGATGCTAAGCATGGACTCAAATACTGCATCTTTGCTTTGGGAAGCCAAGATGAAGTCCCAAGACATCAATGTAGCACAAGTTAATGCCCATGCAATCACTGGGTATGGCATGTAG